The genomic region GCGTTCGGCCATCCGCACATACTCGTCCATGCCCGCGGCAAGATCGCCCTCGCGGTTGGGCAGCGTCCCCGGGTCGTGCGGGAAAATCAGCGGCCCGTTCACGTCGACCAGACGATGCAGTTTTGGATCACCGTTGGCCTGGAGAAAATCATCGAACGCCCAAGCCGTCAGGTCCCACAACTCATGGTGCTGGAACTCTTTGGACACCAGGCCCCGGTTAAACACCGTCGGTGCGCCAGGACGATCGCCCTCGCAATTGGAAACCAGCGGGAAATCGACCTCGAGCACTTCAGCGCCGGCCGCTTCGAGTGCCTTGCGCGCCTGCTCCCAGAGCCCGATCACGGAGGGGCGGGTGTTGATGCGCTGGCCCGTCGGCCCACCGATGCCAGGCGCATCGCTGGTGCCCGCATCGGGATCGGCGTTGATGTACATGCGAGGCACGCCAAAGCGCTTGCCGGCGAGCGCATCGCTTTTCGCGGCCAGCGACCCATAGGACGTGGGGCGCACCGAGGCAACGCTTGGAATCGGCACCCAGGGTTGCATCCGCCACAGATCGCCCCGTGTGTCGGGATCATTGGCCACCACCACATCGAGCACCTCGAGCAGGTCCGCCATTGTCCGGGCATACGGCACGACCACGTCCATCGTCGGCGTCAACGGCCAGTTGCCGCGCACCGAGATCACTCCGCGCGAAGGCGTATAAGCACACAAACCATTGTTCGAGGCAGGGCCACGTCCGCTCGACCAGGTTTCTTCCGCGAGACCAAATGCCGAGAAACTGGCGGCGGTTGCCGTGCCGGCGCCATTCGATGAGCCAGAGGCGAAAGGGGCCGTAAGGTAGTCGGCGTTGTACGGGCTCTCCGCACGGCCATACACCCCGCGCTGCATGCCGCCGTTGGCCATCGGCGGCATATTGGTCTTGCCCAGGCAGATCGCCCCGGCAGCACGAAGCCGTTCGATGGTGAACGCATCGCGATAAGCAATCAGATTGGCAAAGGCGGGACTTCCAGACGCGGCGGTCAGGCCCTTCACCAAGTAACTGTCCTTGGCCGTGTAGGGGATGCCATCGAGCGGCCCCAGCGTCTCGCCCCTGGCCCGACGGGCATCGGAGGCCTGCGCTTCCTTGAGCGCATCGGGGTTGCGAACCACCACTGCGTTCAGGGCGGTAGGCGTGTCGGCGCCGTCGTAGGCGTCGATCCGGGCGAGATAGGCCTGCACAAGCTCAACCGCCGTGGTCTGGCCGGATTCGAGCGCAGCCCGCAACTCGGCAATGGAAACCTCGGTGACCTCGATCATGCTGTTACCGCCTGCTGCTGGCGGGTAGCGTGGTGAAGGTTGCTGTTACGCCGGGTTTTCGGCTCAGGGACATCACTTATTTCACAATGGGCTTTCATTTCGGTTCTCATTGCACTGCATTACGCGACAGTATCGGAGAACTCATTGCCCTCTGTCATTCGCCTGTGCCCTGAACCTGATGAGGGGCGTGTATTTTCCTAATTGCCATCCGCCACCTTGCGTTCGATCTCGGCTATTTTCCGACTGCGCTCTTCAGCTTCCTGCTTCTGGGTTTTAGTCGTGGCCTGATCTTCACCGTCGAGGTCACTGTCGCTGTCCTCAAGCTCTCTTTCGACCACATCGACGGGTTTATCAGATGTAGCGGTGGGCGGGGTGTTCGAGGTTGGTTCTGATTCGACGTCGTTAACACTGTCATCGTTGTTCATTTCGCTTACCTCCGTTGGCCTACACATTGGATTCAGCGATAGGGTCTGAGTTCGAGATTTTTCCGGCATGCCGGAATAATGGATGCCGGAAACTTGATCGCTATTCTCGCGATTGACCGTAGAGAGAGCCCGGGCTTCAGGTTAACTGGGAGCCAAATCGCCGTACCAGTACGCCGCCGTGACACCACCATCCATCAGAAAATCGCTGCCGGTAATGAATGTGCCCTCAGGTCCCATCAGCAGCGCGCCCAAGGCGCCCACCTCATCCGGCGTGCCGCCGCGTCCTGCCGCGCTCAGTTCGATCATGCGCCGGTAACCCTCACCGCGTGGGCCGCTCAATTCGTCCCGCGCCAGCGGTGTAAAGATGATGCCGGGGCTGATCGTATTGACCCGCGCGCCGCGTTTGCCCCAACGCACTGCTTCAGCCATGACTCGCAACGAGTTGCCACGCTTGGATATCTGGTAAGCGTTCAACGGATCGGTGACTTGATCGGCTTGCAGCATCGGGAGCGCGAGCAAATCGTCCGCTGGGGTTGTCGCCAGCGCTTTGTTTTGTTCGGCGCTCAATGCGGGCAAGCGATGGCCGGATTGTGATGCGATCACGATCGCGGAACCGCCTTCGGCGATGACATTGCCGAACGCCTCAAGCACGACTGCCGTGCCATATAAATCAACCCGCAAAATGGTTGCAGCCGGCGCTTGAGAGGGTGAAACCCCCGCAGCGTGGATGACACCGGTGATGTCGCCAATGGCCGTCGCGGTCTGCACCAGCGCCTGGACTGATTCACGAGAAGAGACGTCTACGATGGCCGTGGTGACCTCGAATCCTGCCTCAAACAAGACCTTTGCCGCTGCATCGGCGTTCTCCTGTTTCAGATCCGCCAGCACAACATGCTTGCCGGGACTGACTCGGCGGGCAATGGCCTGGCCGATTGAGCCGGCGCCAATAACGACAATCACTTTCGTAAGATTTTTCATGGGTATCTCTCTCGTCAGGCTCCAATTGACTGACCCGACTGGGCGTCGGATCAGACCTCCTGCGGTGCATGGGATCAACGATCGACCCGTTGTTGCAGGTGCGCGGGGTAACGGTCGCCGATAATCTGAATACGCTCTAACGCCGATTCGATGGCGGCAAGATCCTGTGGGGTCAGCTCGATGGACGCAGCGCCGTTGTTTTCCTCAAGACGGTGCAGTTTGGTTGTACCCGGAATCGGTACGATCCAGGGTTTGCGTGCCAGCAGCCAGGCAAGGGCGATCTGACCCCGAGTCGCGTTCTTGCTGTGGGCGATGTGGCCGAGCACCTCGACCAGTTGTGCGTTGGCGCGGCGGTTTTCTTCGCTGAAGCGCGGCACGATGTTGCGAAAATCGTCTGGCGCGAAAGTTGTTCCGGCATCGATGGCACCGGTCAGGAATCCCTTGCCCAGCGGGCTGAAGGGCACAAAACCAATGCCGAGTTCCTCAAGCGTCGGCAGGATCTCTTTTTCGGGCTCACGCCACCACAGCGAGTATTCGCTCTGCAGGGCGGCGACGGGTTGTACGGCGTGGGCCCGACGAATCGACTGCACGCCGGCTTCGGAAAGGCCGAAGTGCTTGACCTTGCCTTCGGCGATCAGCTGTTTGACTGTACCGGCGACGTCTTCGATCGGCACGTTGGGATCGACGCGATGTTGGTAGAACAGATCGATGCGGTCAGTCTTCAGGCGCTTGAGCGAGGCCTCGGCCACCGCACGGATATTTTCTGGACGGCTGTCGATACCTTGCGCCACGTCGCCGTTCTTGAAGCCAAATTTGGTGGCAATCACAATCTGATCACGAAATGGCGCCAATGCTTCGCCCAACAGCGCTTCGTTGGTGAATGGGCCGTACGCTTCGGCGGTATCGAAGAGTGTCACGCCGTGCTCGAACGCGCTGCGGATCAGTTGAATGGCGGCTGTATTGTCCATCGCAGGGCCGTAGCCGTAGCTGATGCCCATGCAGCCCAAACCGATGGTTGAAACTTCAAGGCCGCTGTTGCCCAAAAAACGCTTTTGCATTTTTTCGTCTCCTCTCGTAGGGTTCCATCACCTTATATTGCTGTTGAAAGCTCAACAATATAGCCTTGGCTGCATAGGTTGGTGAGGTAAATTCATAAATGATGCGCGCAGATCTGCCGGGGCTTACAGCCTTCATCGCCATTGCTGAACAGCGCAGTTTCAGTGGCGCGGCTCGCGTGTTGGGTGTGTCTTCTTCCGCGCTCAGTCACTCCATGCGTAACCTGGAGGCGCGGTTGGAGATGCGCCTGTTCAACCGTACTACACGCTCGGTTTCATTGACTGAGGCGGGGCAGCAATTGCTCGACGGTGTACGGCCGCTCATGAATGATTTGGCGAATGTGGTCAACGAAGTCACCTCCACCCGGATCACACCTTCAGGTTCCATCCGCATCAGCGCCTCGGAGTCATCCATGCGGCCGCTGATTCGCCATGTCGTTCCTGACTTCGTCGTCCGCTATCCGCATATCCACATCGAGTTCGTGGTCGACGGCAAGCTGCAAGATATTGTTGGCGATGGTTTCGACGCAGGCATCCGGCTGTTTGATGACGTGCCACGCGACATGATTGCCATACGTTTCGGGCCGGATTTACGTTTCGCGGCCGTTGCTTCACCCAGCTATCTTGAACGCCATCCTGCTCCCCAGGTGCCGCAAGACTTGAAAGCGCATCGATGCATACGCTTTCGCTTTACCAGTGGCGGACTGTTTCGCTGGGATTTCAAACACGAAGCGCAAAGCGCCAGCCTTGATGTTGAAGGGCAAATCACCCTGGACAACATCAACCTCATGATTGAAGCCGCGCTGGCGGGTGTTGGTGTCGCGTGGGTGCCCGAAACACAGGTTGCCGATCATCTGCGGGACGGACGGTTGATCCACTTGCTAGCGCAATGGAGCCCGAATTATTCGGGGCTTTGTCTATATTACCCAGCCAACCGTCATCCACCGATTGCCCTGCGGCTTTTCGCCCAGGCAGTCCGCGATTGGGCGAGCCGACCTGAATCGTAAGCGGCGGGCGGGACTAACGCTGGCGCCGGTAGTCGCTGGGGGAGAAGCCGGTGTCTTTGCGAAAGATACGGGAGAAGTGACTCGGGTTGGAGTATCCGACTTCATTCGCGATCGTCACGACGGTCATCTCCGTTTCGCGTAGCAGACGTCGGGCCGCATTGATCCGCAGCTTGATCTGATACTGCGACGGCGGAATACCCACCGCGCGTTTGAACAGGCGATTGAAGTGGTACTCGCTCATACCCGCCTGTTCGGCCAGCAGCGCCAGGCTGAACTCTTGCGCCATATGTTCGGCCATCCAGGCGGTGATCCGGCGCAGCTTGAAGGCCGGTAGCGATGACGCCTCCTTGCTCGAGCTATTATCGAGTTCTACATAGTTGCGTGCGAGATGGATGCATAAGGCCTGGGCGACACCGCGCGTGAACAGTTTACTGGCCTTGGGGCGGTCGGCTTCTTCGCGCAGGCATTGCAGCAAACTGACCAGCTGTGGGTCTTCGAACCCCGAGATATCCCGAAGTGTGGCATGGGCCGCATTAGCGCCGTAAACGTCTTGCAATGCCTCCTCGAACAGGGCCAGGCCCAGCAGGACCATGACCACCTCGAACGGTTCGGCGCTCAACCGTTTCCAGCGAAATTCATAAGGCGCACCGGCGGCGGTCACAAACAGCGACCCTCGTTTTATCCGGCTGGTCATCCACGGGCCGTCTTGCTCGCGCTCCTGCGTTTCGGCCTCTCCCGAGGTCACCCAGACGATAAAGGGCTCGGCCACAGCCGGCATGTTGAAGGCCTCTGAGGTTGAGGTCAGCGAGAACACCGAAAGACGTACGTCTCGCCAGGCCGGGCCGCTGGTGGTGCTGATTCTCTGGCCGGCGGGGTAGGCATCGAGGCTCTCTGCCGAGGTCATCTGCGGGACGGACGTGAGGCTCATGACGCTCTCCGATACGACAACAGGGCATGCGCGCCGCCCAGTCCTGAATATAAAAGCAAAATCACAACAGGTCGGGCAAAAGCGCGGCGGAGCGCCACCCTTGATGGGCACAAACTGGCGACATCCAATCTTACCGTTAACGCAAAAGGTGAAGAAATGAAGACTCGCAAATTAGGCAACAGCGGCCTTGAAGTGTCTGCCCTGGGCATGGGCGTGATGAATCTGAGCTTCGGCACCGGAAAAGCCGTTGAGCAAAGCCAAGGCGTCAAGGTTATCCGCGGTGCTGTGGAGCGGGGTATCAACTTCTTCGACACGGCGCAGGCATACGGCCCCTATACAAACGAAATGTTGCTGGGTGAAGCCCTCGTTCCGTTCCGTGATCAAGTCATTATCGCGACCAAGTTCGGCTTCAAGCTGGAGAACGGCGGCATTGTCGGCGCCGACAGCCGGCCAGAGACCATTCGAGCGGTGGCTGAAGCTTCGCTGAAAAGCTTGAAGACGGATTACATCGACCTTTTCTATCAGCACCGCGTTGACCCTAATGTGCCCATCGAGGACGTGGCGGGAACGTTGAAAGACCTGATCGACGAGGGGAAAGTGTTGCACTACGGCTTGTCCGAAGCTGGCGCCACGACCATCCGCAGAGCGCATGCCGTGCATCCGGTTACGGCGGTGCAGAACCAGTACTCCATCTGGACACGGGAGCCGGAAGCAGAGGTGATCCCGGTGTGCGAAGAACTCGGCATTGGTTTTGTGCCTTGGGGCCCGCTGGGGACAGGATTCTTGACCGGCACCATCGACGCCAATACGAAATTTGACAGCGCCACCGACCTGCGAGCGAACTTCCCGCGTTTCACTCAGGCAGCGATGCAGGCGAACATGCCGGTGGTGGACATGCTCCGCGCAATGGCCGCGAAAAAGA from Pseudomonas sp. GGS8 harbors:
- a CDS encoding amidase, translated to MIEVTEVSIAELRAALESGQTTAVELVQAYLARIDAYDGADTPTALNAVVVRNPDALKEAQASDARRARGETLGPLDGIPYTAKDSYLVKGLTAASGSPAFANLIAYRDAFTIERLRAAGAICLGKTNMPPMANGGMQRGVYGRAESPYNADYLTAPFASGSSNGAGTATAASFSAFGLAEETWSSGRGPASNNGLCAYTPSRGVISVRGNWPLTPTMDVVVPYARTMADLLEVLDVVVANDPDTRGDLWRMQPWVPIPSVASVRPTSYGSLAAKSDALAGKRFGVPRMYINADPDAGTSDAPGIGGPTGQRINTRPSVIGLWEQARKALEAAGAEVLEVDFPLVSNCEGDRPGAPTVFNRGLVSKEFQHHELWDLTAWAFDDFLQANGDPKLHRLVDVNGPLIFPHDPGTLPNREGDLAAGMDEYVRMAERGITPWNQIDTLPDGLRGLEQTRRIDLEEWMDRLGLDAVIFPTVADVGPANADVDPTSADIAWSNGVWVANGNLAIRHLGVPTVTVPMGVMPDIGMPVGLTFAGRAYDDSTLLRLASAFESTGTKRLIPPRTPPLSGSQK
- a CDS encoding SDR family oxidoreductase, which codes for MKNLTKVIVVIGAGSIGQAIARRVSPGKHVVLADLKQENADAAAKVLFEAGFEVTTAIVDVSSRESVQALVQTATAIGDITGVIHAAGVSPSQAPAATILRVDLYGTAVVLEAFGNVIAEGGSAIVIASQSGHRLPALSAEQNKALATTPADDLLALPMLQADQVTDPLNAYQISKRGNSLRVMAEAVRWGKRGARVNTISPGIIFTPLARDELSGPRGEGYRRMIELSAAGRGGTPDEVGALGALLMGPEGTFITGSDFLMDGGVTAAYWYGDLAPS
- a CDS encoding aldo/keto reductase, giving the protein MQKRFLGNSGLEVSTIGLGCMGISYGYGPAMDNTAAIQLIRSAFEHGVTLFDTAEAYGPFTNEALLGEALAPFRDQIVIATKFGFKNGDVAQGIDSRPENIRAVAEASLKRLKTDRIDLFYQHRVDPNVPIEDVAGTVKQLIAEGKVKHFGLSEAGVQSIRRAHAVQPVAALQSEYSLWWREPEKEILPTLEELGIGFVPFSPLGKGFLTGAIDAGTTFAPDDFRNIVPRFSEENRRANAQLVEVLGHIAHSKNATRGQIALAWLLARKPWIVPIPGTTKLHRLEENNGAASIELTPQDLAAIESALERIQIIGDRYPAHLQQRVDR
- a CDS encoding LysR family transcriptional regulator, whose amino-acid sequence is MMRADLPGLTAFIAIAEQRSFSGAARVLGVSSSALSHSMRNLEARLEMRLFNRTTRSVSLTEAGQQLLDGVRPLMNDLANVVNEVTSTRITPSGSIRISASESSMRPLIRHVVPDFVVRYPHIHIEFVVDGKLQDIVGDGFDAGIRLFDDVPRDMIAIRFGPDLRFAAVASPSYLERHPAPQVPQDLKAHRCIRFRFTSGGLFRWDFKHEAQSASLDVEGQITLDNINLMIEAALAGVGVAWVPETQVADHLRDGRLIHLLAQWSPNYSGLCLYYPANRHPPIALRLFAQAVRDWASRPES
- a CDS encoding helix-turn-helix domain-containing protein, whose product is MSLTSVPQMTSAESLDAYPAGQRISTTSGPAWRDVRLSVFSLTSTSEAFNMPAVAEPFIVWVTSGEAETQEREQDGPWMTSRIKRGSLFVTAAGAPYEFRWKRLSAEPFEVVMVLLGLALFEEALQDVYGANAAHATLRDISGFEDPQLVSLLQCLREEADRPKASKLFTRGVAQALCIHLARNYVELDNSSSKEASSLPAFKLRRITAWMAEHMAQEFSLALLAEQAGMSEYHFNRLFKRAVGIPPSQYQIKLRINAARRLLRETEMTVVTIANEVGYSNPSHFSRIFRKDTGFSPSDYRRQR
- a CDS encoding aldo/keto reductase; the encoded protein is MKTRKLGNSGLEVSALGMGVMNLSFGTGKAVEQSQGVKVIRGAVERGINFFDTAQAYGPYTNEMLLGEALVPFRDQVIIATKFGFKLENGGIVGADSRPETIRAVAEASLKSLKTDYIDLFYQHRVDPNVPIEDVAGTLKDLIDEGKVLHYGLSEAGATTIRRAHAVHPVTAVQNQYSIWTREPEAEVIPVCEELGIGFVPWGPLGTGFLTGTIDANTKFDSATDLRANFPRFTQAAMQANMPVVDMLRAMAAKKNATPVQIALAWLLAQKPWIVPIPGMDKIEYLDDNIKSIELELTATDLREIDEQLSAINIQGGRLDEGLLSMSED